From a single Loigolactobacillus coryniformis subsp. coryniformis KCTC 3167 = DSM 20001 genomic region:
- a CDS encoding IS30 family transposase, translated as MQEQNTTVREKGHHLTSFERGRIATLHSQGYSNRAIARVIGVCHQTISNELRRGEIDQVKKVNGQRQYHREYSPEAAQAKYEANRMSCHRPLKLAGVADFIHYFTAHLHQDGWSPDAAVGRAKLEGLYQPEEMVSTKTLYHYIDAQLLEVRNLDLLEKNRRRTKHHHSPKHKRLAGRSIEERPKSIDQRQEFGHFELDTVVGKRNGQESVILTLIERQSRCQILRLIDGRDTDSVNYELAKICQEYGHIMKSVTADNGAEFAAAGTVLDGVADLYYAHPYRSSERGTNEAHNRMIRRDVPKGLSMDTLGPSDIQAVEAKLNNLPRRQSGYQTPKELFSAAAG; from the coding sequence ATGCAAGAACAGAATACCACAGTCCGAGAAAAAGGTCACCACCTAACTTCATTTGAGCGCGGCAGAATCGCCACGCTACACAGCCAAGGATACTCTAACCGCGCAATTGCTAGAGTTATCGGCGTTTGTCATCAAACAATCAGTAATGAACTACGCCGTGGTGAGATCGACCAAGTTAAAAAAGTGAACGGTCAACGGCAATATCACCGCGAGTACTCGCCAGAAGCGGCACAGGCCAAATACGAAGCTAACCGAATGTCCTGTCATCGACCTTTGAAACTCGCTGGTGTCGCTGACTTTATCCACTACTTTACGGCCCATTTGCACCAAGACGGTTGGTCGCCTGATGCCGCGGTGGGCCGTGCTAAACTTGAAGGCTTATATCAACCTGAGGAGATGGTTTCGACCAAGACGTTATACCACTATATCGATGCGCAACTACTTGAAGTCCGTAATCTTGATCTGCTCGAAAAAAACCGGCGCCGCACCAAACACCACCATTCACCCAAGCATAAGCGTCTGGCCGGACGAAGTATCGAAGAGCGACCTAAAAGTATTGATCAGCGCCAAGAGTTCGGTCACTTTGAGTTGGATACCGTAGTCGGTAAACGTAACGGCCAAGAAAGTGTTATTCTAACGCTGATCGAGCGCCAATCTCGCTGTCAGATCCTGCGTTTGATTGATGGCCGTGACACCGATTCAGTCAACTACGAACTGGCTAAGATCTGCCAAGAATACGGGCACATCATGAAGTCCGTTACCGCTGACAACGGGGCAGAGTTCGCAGCGGCGGGGACGGTGCTTGACGGCGTTGCCGACCTTTATTATGCCCACCCTTACCGCTCTTCAGAACGAGGCACAAATGAGGCGCATAATCGAATGATCCGTCGTGATGTGCCTAAGGGCCTGTCCATGGATACTTTAGGCCCTAGTGATATCCAAGCAGTGGAAGCCAAGCTAAACAACTTACCACGCCGGCAGTCAGGTTACCAAACCCCAAAAGAGCTTTTCTCCGCTGCCGCTGGCTAA
- a CDS encoding helix-turn-helix domain-containing protein: MSRSKFTVLEKLNLIEDYQQSGLPRATYERRHGIGKDTLRSWLIRYQRDGLEGLQEAKKNIHYSKELKHTVVFAYLNGEGTFGELADRYGLRNATQAQNWVTKYNEDKPLTASPSRKRVPTMPKKTTFEERIEIVEYVVKHKHSYAEAAEHFQVSYQQARSWVLKAKNGGYEALVDNRGHHRDESELTDLDKANLRIRQLEAELKDKELVEQFAKKLLELQRKG, from the coding sequence ATGTCCAGATCTAAGTTCACAGTTCTCGAGAAGCTCAATTTAATTGAAGATTATCAGCAGTCGGGGCTCCCTAGGGCTACTTATGAAAGGCGGCATGGAATCGGTAAAGATACACTTAGAAGTTGGTTGATACGTTATCAAAGAGATGGTCTAGAAGGCCTGCAAGAAGCAAAGAAGAATATTCACTATAGTAAGGAGTTGAAGCATACAGTTGTCTTTGCGTACTTAAATGGAGAAGGTACATTTGGTGAGTTGGCGGACAGATATGGTCTGCGTAACGCTACCCAAGCACAAAACTGGGTTACCAAGTATAATGAGGACAAACCTTTGACGGCATCGCCGTCCAGAAAGCGGGTCCCCACTATGCCTAAGAAGACAACTTTCGAAGAACGAATTGAAATCGTTGAGTACGTAGTCAAACATAAACATTCATACGCTGAGGCCGCAGAGCACTTTCAAGTCTCCTATCAGCAAGCACGATCTTGGGTGCTTAAGGCCAAGAACGGTGGTTATGAGGCCCTCGTCGATAACCGTGGTCATCACAGGGACGAGTCTGAATTGACTGATCTCGATAAGGCAAATCTTCGCATCCGCCAGCTGGAAGCTGAGCTTAAAGATAAAGAATTGGTGGAACAATTCGCAAAAAAATTGCTGGAACTTCAGCGCAAGGGGTGA
- a CDS encoding IS3 family transposase, with translation MNKQHQLAYVAIKEVSQGKRGALTKLLAVVGVSRQAYYKGLKREETAWEVRDRQLKERIQYWFDFHHQGIGAGNLLVNLQHDESITFEVTYKMVRRVMRELGLRCQIRVKKHSRQKASEQYVQDNVLNQNFDTDAPNKVWLSDSTELRFGPNGEYKIRLSGVLDLYGRLLLAHNLSITETSAAEIEVFQRAFDRVGDVHPLIHTDRGSAYTSGAFNNFLGRYDVIRSMSRPGTPYDNAPMERWWNEFKLRWMERHPMPKTLQELEKLVEEGIEYFNHHNRSAQRNGLTPDEYWNEAA, from the coding sequence GTGAATAAACAGCATCAACTGGCCTACGTCGCAATCAAAGAGGTCAGTCAAGGCAAGCGCGGTGCGCTTACCAAGTTATTAGCCGTTGTCGGCGTAAGCCGGCAGGCTTACTACAAAGGCTTAAAGCGTGAAGAAACAGCTTGGGAAGTTCGTGATCGTCAACTCAAGGAACGGATACAATACTGGTTTGATTTCCATCATCAGGGCATCGGTGCTGGGAATCTCTTAGTGAATCTACAGCATGATGAATCGATTACGTTTGAAGTGACCTATAAAATGGTTCGGCGTGTGATGCGAGAGCTTGGACTGAGGTGTCAGATTCGAGTCAAGAAACACAGTCGTCAAAAAGCTAGTGAGCAGTACGTCCAAGACAATGTCTTAAACCAAAATTTTGATACGGACGCGCCTAACAAAGTTTGGTTGTCTGACTCGACTGAATTGAGATTCGGCCCGAATGGTGAATACAAAATTCGACTGAGTGGCGTTCTTGATCTCTATGGACGCCTTCTCTTGGCACACAACCTCAGCATTACCGAAACCTCAGCTGCGGAAATCGAAGTGTTCCAACGTGCATTTGATCGTGTTGGAGACGTTCATCCATTGATTCATACGGATCGCGGCTCAGCTTATACATCTGGTGCCTTCAACAACTTTCTAGGCCGTTACGATGTGATACGCAGTATGTCTCGTCCAGGTACACCATACGATAACGCGCCGATGGAACGTTGGTGGAATGAGTTTAAATTGCGTTGGATGGAGCGTCATCCGATGCCTAAGACCCTTCAAGAACTCGAGAAGCTGGTTGAAGAAGGTATTGAATACTTTAATCACCACAACCGTTCGGCACAAAGAAACGGCCTCACTCCAGATGAATACTGGAATGAAGCCGCTTAG
- a CDS encoding IS30 family transposase has translation MTQSKDTIKKSYKQLSSEERGQIQSLYEDHYSIRAIAKRLARDPSTISREIKRGTVTQMSSYGVYTQRYFADSGQIQYEQRRLNCHRKSLLEHNPEFFNQLTTALKAKFRVHSVDSFVGAYKRHHPAEYCPATPTVYRYIDRGLLAVANIDLPQQVKRHQKHRTGRVRQNKKILGTSIEQRPVAANDRSEFGHWEGDLVKGKRTSDQPALLTLTERMTRYEVVIRIPNYQAETCKAAVQQFVNKLDAEVVKSLTFDNGAEFSALSEVTGTNLYFAHPYTPSERGSNEQLNGLLREFIPKGQSITHFSDDHIKQATAALNQRPRKLFGYKSANEFMAEQLLA, from the coding sequence ATGACCCAATCTAAAGATACCATCAAAAAATCTTATAAGCAACTATCAAGTGAGGAGCGTGGCCAAATCCAGAGTCTTTATGAAGATCATTATTCGATCAGGGCGATTGCTAAAAGATTAGCCCGCGATCCCAGCACGATCAGCCGTGAAATCAAGCGCGGCACCGTGACGCAAATGTCCAGTTATGGCGTTTATACCCAGCGTTATTTTGCCGATAGCGGTCAAATTCAATACGAACAACGCCGTTTAAATTGCCATCGCAAAAGTCTACTCGAACATAATCCGGAATTCTTTAACCAATTGACCACTGCGCTTAAAGCTAAGTTCCGGGTGCACAGTGTAGATAGCTTTGTCGGTGCTTATAAACGTCACCATCCAGCTGAATATTGCCCCGCAACACCCACTGTTTATCGTTACATTGATCGTGGGTTACTAGCTGTCGCCAATATCGATTTACCACAACAGGTCAAACGTCACCAAAAGCACCGTACGGGTCGTGTACGCCAAAATAAAAAGATCTTGGGGACTTCAATTGAACAGCGACCAGTAGCGGCTAATGATCGTTCTGAATTTGGTCATTGGGAAGGTGATTTAGTCAAAGGCAAGCGAACCAGCGATCAACCGGCACTGCTCACCCTAACTGAACGAATGACGCGCTACGAAGTCGTGATCAGAATCCCCAACTATCAGGCTGAAACCTGTAAGGCTGCAGTTCAACAGTTTGTGAATAAACTTGATGCTGAGGTGGTTAAGTCACTCACTTTTGATAATGGTGCAGAATTTTCTGCGCTGAGTGAGGTCACTGGGACCAACCTATATTTTGCTCATCCTTATACGCCGTCAGAACGGGGCAGTAACGAACAGCTTAATGGGCTACTAAGAGAATTTATCCCTAAAGGTCAATCAATTACCCATTTCAGTGATGATCATATTAAGCAAGCGACCGCGGCACTTAACCAACGGCCACGTAAACTATTTGGTTATAAATCAGCCAATGAATTCATGGCTGAGCAGCTACTCGCATGA
- a CDS encoding PTS system mannose/fructose/sorbose family transporter subunit IID — protein MGHEVRPNLLVLSLISLRLHGLFGLVILVLHLHCKSGKQIQFFIISSVNLTGPSATKASLMGPFSGIGDTLFWGILRVVAAGIAMTFGTQGNILAPIVFLIVYNVPSFWCRWELTKLGYSLGSHYIEDMYESGMMDILTKAASVLGLIMLGGMTGNLVTFKSKMIFHLGGGQTLQLQSILDQIFKGIIPLSLTLGCFYLLSKKNVSFTVLMIGVIVLSLVLAFFGIA, from the coding sequence TTGGGTCATGAAGTCCGTCCTAACTTATTGGTTTTGTCACTTATAAGTTTAAGGCTTCATGGCCTTTTTGGTCTAGTTATTTTGGTGTTGCACTTACATTGTAAATCCGGCAAACAGATTCAATTTTTTATTATTTCATCTGTCAACTTGACAGGGCCTAGTGCAACCAAAGCAAGTTTGATGGGACCATTTTCTGGGATTGGCGATACCTTATTCTGGGGAATTCTACGGGTAGTTGCTGCAGGAATTGCTATGACATTTGGAACACAAGGCAATATTTTAGCACCAATCGTCTTCCTAATTGTTTATAATGTACCATCATTTTGGTGCCGGTGGGAGCTGACAAAGTTAGGCTATTCTTTAGGCTCTCATTATATTGAGGATATGTATGAATCAGGCATGATGGATATACTTACAAAAGCGGCCAGTGTTTTGGGATTAATTATGTTGGGAGGGATGACAGGTAATTTAGTGACATTTAAATCAAAAATGATTTTCCATCTTGGTGGTGGTCAAACATTACAATTACAATCAATTTTAGATCAGATTTTTAAGGGAATTATACCTTTATCGTTGACACTAGGATGTTTCTATCTATTATCAAAAAAGAATGTAAGTTTTACAGTATTAATGATTGGTGTTATCGTTCTTAGCTTAGTATTGGCTTTCTTCGGCATTGCGTAA
- a CDS encoding Gfo/Idh/MocA family protein — MLKLGVIGTNWITEQFIQATKITGKYQLNTVYSRSKNKAQTIANKYHAKEIFTNLESFFSKGDFEIVCIASPNSLHFKQAKSAIAAGKHIIVEKPAFSSPSEMLVINNLLLKNTGLFFFEAARRIYEPNFKAVQAAVTQLDKLQGVTLTYMKYSTRYDQVLAGGEPNIFPLSFLVVPYRI; from the coding sequence ATGTTGAAATTAGGTGTTATTGGAACTAATTGGATTACAGAACAATTTATCCAAGCGACAAAAATAACAGGAAAGTATCAGTTGAATACTGTATATTCAAGGAGTAAGAATAAGGCACAAACAATAGCAAATAAATACCATGCTAAAGAAATTTTTACTAATTTGGAATCCTTTTTTTCTAAAGGAGATTTTGAAATTGTCTGTATTGCCTCACCAAATAGTTTACATTTTAAACAAGCTAAATCAGCTATAGCTGCCGGAAAACACATTATTGTTGAAAAGCCAGCTTTTTCTAGCCCTAGCGAAATGTTGGTCATAAATAATTTATTATTAAAGAATACAGGACTGTTTTTCTTTGAGGCGGCACGTCGTATTTATGAACCTAATTTTAAAGCCGTTCAAGCGGCAGTTACTCAGTTAGATAAATTGCAAGGTGTTACTTTGACATATATGAAATATTCCACTCGATATGATCAAGTGCTTGCTGGCGGTGAACCAAATATTTTTCCCTTAAGTTTTCTGGTGGTGCCCTACAGGATTTAG
- a CDS encoding IS4 family transposase: MASIPQNKIEKSSFKIITQFCALAHLPALVRLLNDHRHSNVSLTAILIWLLKVIFQRRTLYRAEAPGMCTKRTVYNILNDGRINWQRLSCLLAQRVITGLAQWLDARKSGALIIDDTLISRLNAKQTELLANTFDHDRQRYLKGYRGLTLAWSNGQLVLPVTTAVLSSQKARNRVGTPAKTLDQRTLAGQRRAQAMRPMPAVALELIKQARANGLKAKYVLFDSWFTSPKMFAALNDQKLIGIGMLKRTKKIYYRYRGRQYTVKTLYQYLRQSHRQPRADYLYSCVVQAATAKLPLRLVFVAKRHCANDYLVLATTKTNLTPAAIIQLYSRRWQIENYFKAAKQYLRLDQTQIQDYDGLCAHMAVTMMTYDLLAWQQRRQPGDPTIGDIFYQLDTLLPIIDLATAIGQLLGELTNLKVTKSPAKMTAQIKTLIDQFLNGLSIQTSALITLSMSNS; this comes from the coding sequence ATGGCTAGTATACCGCAAAATAAAATTGAAAAATCAAGTTTTAAAATAATTACCCAATTTTGTGCCTTGGCGCACCTACCAGCTTTGGTCCGCTTGCTCAATGATCACCGCCATTCTAACGTTTCACTAACTGCAATCTTGATTTGGTTACTCAAGGTTATTTTCCAGCGGCGGACACTTTACCGAGCAGAAGCACCAGGCATGTGTACCAAACGCACGGTCTACAATATCTTGAATGACGGTCGGATCAATTGGCAACGGCTTAGTTGTTTATTGGCACAACGGGTGATTACTGGCCTAGCACAGTGGCTCGACGCCCGCAAAAGTGGTGCGCTGATCATTGATGACACCCTGATCTCACGACTGAATGCGAAACAAACCGAGCTTTTAGCCAACACCTTCGATCATGATCGGCAACGCTACTTAAAAGGTTACCGTGGTTTGACCTTGGCTTGGAGTAACGGCCAGCTCGTGTTGCCAGTCACGACGGCAGTTTTGTCGTCACAGAAAGCACGTAATCGGGTGGGCACACCAGCTAAAACTTTAGATCAACGCACCTTAGCCGGACAACGGCGGGCCCAAGCGATGCGGCCAATGCCAGCGGTCGCACTAGAACTGATCAAGCAAGCGCGGGCAAATGGGCTCAAAGCTAAATATGTGCTATTCGATAGTTGGTTTACCTCGCCTAAAATGTTTGCGGCGTTAAACGACCAAAAGTTGATCGGTATTGGCATGCTTAAACGGACCAAGAAGATCTATTACCGCTATCGTGGCCGCCAATACACCGTCAAAACGCTCTATCAGTACTTACGTCAGTCGCATCGTCAACCACGAGCCGACTATTTATATAGTTGCGTGGTTCAGGCCGCTACCGCAAAGTTACCGTTACGCTTAGTTTTTGTCGCTAAACGCCATTGCGCCAACGACTACCTGGTGTTAGCGACCACAAAAACCAATCTGACCCCGGCAGCGATCATTCAACTTTATAGTCGCCGTTGGCAGATTGAGAACTATTTTAAGGCCGCCAAACAATATTTACGCCTTGATCAGACTCAGATCCAGGATTATGACGGGCTTTGTGCGCATATGGCTGTGACCATGATGACCTATGATCTGTTGGCTTGGCAACAGCGGCGCCAACCAGGCGACCCAACGATTGGCGATATTTTCTATCAATTGGATACCTTACTGCCGATCATTGATCTGGCGACTGCAATCGGCCAGTTACTAGGTGAGTTGACTAACCTAAAGGTGACTAAATCACCTGCAAAAATGACTGCGCAGATCAAGACACTGATTGACCAATTTTTAAATGGCTTATCGATTCAAACTTCGGCGCTGATCACGCTGAGCATGAGCAATAGTTGA
- a CDS encoding HTH domain-containing protein, protein MKDKYAKLLLQLQKSRGGIGGQALAKDLNVSTRTIRNYIKDLNENYLTEGTITSDSTKGYILNGSITNLTETDQLIFEQRAFFIIKYLMSESDVSYEILANRLHYSVPTIRSDIYRIQKIIESERRNVKLEAIIFQGVSLLGDELDCRLLLDSFFNPQLLNTEQFLIDFNFYFDGWANISTLQLFKKIWI, encoded by the coding sequence ATGAAGGATAAATATGCTAAACTTCTTCTTCAATTACAAAAGAGTAGAGGTGGTATTGGTGGGCAAGCATTGGCAAAAGACTTGAACGTTAGTACAAGAACAATACGAAATTACATTAAAGATTTAAATGAAAACTATTTAACTGAAGGTACGATCACCTCAGACAGCACTAAAGGTTATATTCTAAATGGATCAATTACTAATTTAACAGAAACAGATCAGTTAATTTTTGAACAGCGCGCTTTTTTTATCATTAAGTATTTAATGAGCGAATCTGATGTATCTTATGAAATATTAGCTAATAGATTACATTATTCAGTGCCGACAATTCGTAGCGATATTTATCGTATTCAAAAGATTATTGAATCAGAAAGACGAAACGTAAAACTCGAAGCAATTATTTTTCAAGGTGTATCACTACTTGGCGATGAGTTAGACTGTAGGCTGTTGTTAGATAGCTTTTTCAATCCACAATTATTGAATACTGAACAGTTTTTAATTGATTTTAATTTTTATTTTGATGGTTGGGCAAATATCAGCACTTTACAGCTTTTTAAAAAAATTTGGATATAA